Proteins from one Deltaproteobacteria bacterium genomic window:
- a CDS encoding LLM class flavin-dependent oxidoreductase, whose translation MDFGFVFFGDVNIAPTVGLAEKRGFSHAWLYDSQMLTSDVYAALALSAVQTKKIFLGPGVTNPMSRIAPLTACSIASINALAPGRTILGIGTGNTARRTLGMPAARLEVLREHVRVCRDLLSGKTTQYQEGERRRMIKFLNPKSGAINLQKKVPIYIAASGPKTLELAGEIADGVILFGAVSPSLIHFCMDHVRAGAERAKRNPKNIYTLCMTAFHLTEPGEKLETSRVRKAVGPFVTSSSNIFAFSCPDPQALPADLRKDLVAFKNAYRVPDEPIETRHLKMYSEYLQGFKKEHEALVSEKMIRATTLTGTREEVMDSIRAMQKAGMKQVAIQAVTDPRETIESFSKAVIKRWK comes from the coding sequence ATGGATTTTGGATTTGTATTCTTTGGTGACGTAAACATTGCGCCCACTGTCGGGTTGGCGGAGAAGCGTGGGTTTTCACATGCGTGGTTGTATGATTCGCAGATGTTGACGAGTGACGTCTATGCCGCACTGGCACTGAGTGCAGTGCAGACGAAGAAAATTTTTCTGGGGCCAGGCGTGACGAATCCCATGTCACGCATTGCGCCGCTCACAGCGTGTTCGATTGCGTCGATCAATGCTCTGGCGCCTGGACGGACGATTCTCGGTATTGGCACCGGCAACACTGCTCGTCGGACGTTAGGTATGCCGGCTGCGCGTCTGGAAGTGTTGCGTGAACATGTTCGTGTTTGTCGGGATTTGCTCAGCGGCAAAACTACCCAATACCAAGAGGGGGAACGCCGGCGCATGATTAAGTTCCTCAATCCCAAAAGCGGAGCGATTAACCTACAGAAGAAAGTGCCTATCTACATCGCCGCCAGCGGTCCCAAGACGCTCGAACTGGCAGGCGAGATTGCCGATGGTGTCATCCTCTTTGGGGCAGTGAGTCCGAGCCTGATTCACTTTTGTATGGATCATGTCCGCGCGGGTGCGGAGCGCGCGAAGCGCAACCCCAAGAACATCTACACACTGTGTATGACTGCCTTTCATTTGACCGAACCAGGCGAAAAGCTCGAAACCTCACGTGTGCGCAAAGCCGTGGGACCATTTGTCACATCGTCGAGTAATATCTTTGCCTTCTCGTGCCCTGATCCACAGGCATTGCCTGCCGACCTGCGCAAGGACCTGGTCGCGTTCAAGAATGCCTATCGCGTACCGGACGAACCGATCGAGACGCGACATCTGAAAATGTATAGCGAATATCTGCAGGGCTTTAAGAAAGAACATGAAGCGCTTGTGAGCGAGAAAATGATTCGCGCCACGACGTTGACTGGCACACGCGAAGAAGTCATGGATTCCATTCGTGCCATGCAAAAGGCCGGAATGAAGCAGGTGGCAATCCAAGCTGTGACCGATCCACGCGAGACAATCGAGTCGTTCTCGAAAGCAGTTATCAAACGGTGGAAGTAG
- a CDS encoding class I SAM-dependent methyltransferase produces the protein MAEPTLSFSGSIPQLYDRYLGPVLFEPYAIDLARRVAAHGAGPVLEMACGTGIVTRQLRAHLSPSVKIIATDLSQPMLDYAQVKLGTLQNVDWQQADIAALPFPDTSFPTVVCQFGLMFVPDKQAAFREARRVLSKGGLFAFNVWDTIATNPFVDISHKTLARLFPADPPQFFTPFIFNDHHVLRQLLTTNGFANVQLETVTFPAHSESAKALATGFLQGSPLSAALQDRGASLDAITDAVAQDLAQHGGAAPFRSTLQAVVVTAQAGGA, from the coding sequence ATGGCAGAACCAACTCTCAGTTTTTCAGGGTCCATTCCCCAACTGTACGATCGCTATCTCGGTCCGGTGTTGTTTGAGCCATACGCTATCGACCTCGCTCGGCGTGTGGCGGCTCATGGTGCTGGCCCGGTGTTAGAAATGGCTTGCGGCACTGGGATCGTTACGCGACAGTTACGTGCGCATCTCTCACCAAGTGTGAAAATTATCGCGACTGACCTGAGCCAACCGATGCTCGACTATGCGCAAGTGAAACTCGGAACTCTACAGAATGTTGACTGGCAGCAAGCAGATATTGCCGCCCTGCCATTTCCTGACACCTCATTCCCTACGGTCGTGTGTCAATTCGGCTTGATGTTTGTTCCCGATAAGCAAGCCGCTTTTCGCGAAGCCCGTCGGGTCCTGAGCAAGGGCGGTTTGTTTGCCTTCAACGTGTGGGACACTATCGCTACGAATCCATTCGTGGATATTTCTCATAAAACACTTGCCAGGTTATTTCCCGCTGATCCACCACAGTTTTTCACGCCTTTTATTTTTAATGATCATCACGTCTTACGGCAGTTGCTGACGACGAATGGCTTTGCCAACGTCCAGCTTGAGACTGTTACATTCCCGGCTCACAGTGAGAGTGCCAAAGCATTAGCGACAGGTTTTTTACAAGGTTCGCCACTCAGCGCAGCACTGCAAGACCGCGGAGCGTCGCTGGACGCCATCACCGATGCCGTAGCACAGGACTTAGCGCAGCACGGTGGAGCCGCACCGTTTCGCTCGACCTTGCAGGCAGTGGTGGTGACTGCACAAGCAGGCGGGGCGTGA
- a CDS encoding c-type cytochrome has protein sequence MSQCHNSPMTRSRNSAIYERPYWQSVYHNRRIQGGDAMKGRRMMLRRTSTAVMIAAMLLAASAGKAAGPTDTNWPTYNGTVNGQRYSSLDQINTQNAASLKEVCRLKVDDSGTFQAGLIQIDGTMYLTNAHDTLAIDPTNCQVRWRNTYKPEQEELYQINRGVAFANGRLFRGTPDARLLAIDAATGKTVWQQQAGDPGQGEFFSSVPIVWQGLIITGAAGSDWGVRGRVMAYEQNTGHEVWRFYTIPRGKEVGAETWKDPNSARYGGGGSWTTYTLDMSSGEVFVPVGNPAPDFAPSHRPGDNLFTDSMVVLDARTGQLKWWHQMLTNDGLDLDVAAAPMLYWNSKGRPMVAIGSKDGFLYGVDRETKKRVFKVPVTTIKKPDRDPTTQGVHGCPGPLGGVEWNGPAYDQLTKHIVVGSVDQCAVFKSDEVEFRPGQFLLGGSYTMDDTKSGWVRAVHPDTGALRWEYHAEAPVVAGVTPTAGGVTFTGDMAGNLLVFASATGKVLLKQATGGAMAGGVITYALGGTQYVAFTSGNVSSRLSFGEGGKPHLVIYALPEHAKSVAPAPQAATTTAPAVTTAALAPADVARGKELFGKNCAACHGNQGEGSSGPALKAVRTRLDMKATINWIENPSEKMPRLYPSILDAQAVTDIAAYVQGF, from the coding sequence ATGTCACAATGCCACAATTCCCCCATGACTCGATCGCGAAATTCTGCAATATACGAACGTCCATATTGGCAGAGTGTCTACCACAACAGAAGAATACAGGGAGGAGATGCTATGAAGGGTAGGAGAATGATGCTGCGCCGCACATCGACCGCAGTAATGATAGCGGCCATGTTGCTGGCCGCGAGTGCAGGCAAGGCTGCTGGTCCAACGGATACCAATTGGCCCACCTACAATGGAACGGTCAACGGTCAACGATATTCGTCGCTCGATCAAATCAACACACAGAATGCTGCATCGTTGAAGGAAGTCTGTCGTCTGAAAGTTGATGACTCAGGAACATTCCAGGCTGGGCTCATCCAGATCGACGGCACGATGTATCTCACCAATGCGCATGACACGTTGGCGATTGATCCGACGAACTGCCAGGTGCGGTGGCGCAATACCTACAAGCCTGAGCAGGAGGAGCTCTACCAGATTAACCGTGGCGTTGCCTTCGCGAATGGGAGGTTGTTTCGTGGCACCCCGGATGCCCGTCTGTTGGCCATAGATGCGGCAACTGGCAAGACGGTGTGGCAGCAGCAGGCTGGTGATCCCGGACAAGGAGAATTCTTCAGCTCTGTTCCCATTGTGTGGCAGGGACTCATAATCACTGGTGCGGCTGGTAGCGACTGGGGCGTACGTGGACGGGTGATGGCGTACGAGCAGAACACCGGCCATGAGGTGTGGCGATTTTACACGATCCCACGTGGCAAAGAGGTTGGGGCAGAAACCTGGAAAGATCCGAACAGTGCGCGTTACGGCGGCGGTGGGAGCTGGACGACCTATACCCTCGACATGTCAAGCGGTGAGGTGTTCGTCCCGGTCGGAAACCCTGCGCCTGATTTTGCGCCTAGTCATCGGCCAGGGGACAATCTGTTCACTGACAGTATGGTGGTGCTCGACGCGCGCACGGGGCAACTCAAGTGGTGGCATCAGATGCTGACCAACGACGGCCTTGATCTCGATGTTGCCGCCGCACCGATGTTGTACTGGAACAGCAAGGGGCGCCCGATGGTCGCGATTGGCAGCAAAGATGGGTTTCTCTATGGCGTCGACCGTGAAACCAAAAAGCGCGTCTTCAAAGTTCCGGTGACAACCATCAAGAAACCCGATCGTGATCCCACCACACAAGGTGTGCATGGTTGCCCAGGGCCACTAGGTGGGGTCGAATGGAATGGACCAGCCTACGATCAGCTAACCAAACACATTGTGGTGGGCTCTGTCGACCAGTGTGCAGTGTTCAAGTCCGATGAGGTTGAGTTTCGGCCCGGCCAGTTTCTGCTGGGTGGCAGTTACACCATGGACGACACCAAGAGTGGGTGGGTGAGAGCCGTGCATCCCGATACGGGTGCGCTGCGTTGGGAATATCATGCTGAGGCACCTGTGGTCGCAGGGGTTACACCGACCGCAGGTGGTGTGACATTCACCGGCGATATGGCTGGCAATCTGCTGGTTTTTGCATCTGCAACTGGCAAAGTATTACTCAAACAAGCGACTGGCGGTGCAATGGCTGGTGGTGTGATTACATACGCACTTGGTGGGACTCAGTATGTGGCCTTCACTTCAGGCAATGTGTCCTCGCGCTTGTCCTTTGGTGAAGGTGGCAAACCGCACCTGGTGATCTACGCACTGCCAGAACACGCGAAGTCGGTAGCTCCGGCACCACAGGCAGCGACGACAACCGCACCAGCGGTGACCACCGCAGCACTTGCACCTGCAGATGTCGCACGCGGCAAAGAGCTATTCGGCAAGAACTGTGCAGCGTGTCATGGCAACCAGGGAGAAGGCAGCTCTGGCCCGGCGTTGAAAGCCGTACGCACGCGGCTCGATATGAAAGCCACCATCAACTGGATCGAGAATCCTTCGGAGAAAATGCCACGACTCTATCCTTCGATACTTGATGCACAAGCAGTGACAGATATTGCGGCGTATGTGCAAGGGTTCTGA
- a CDS encoding LLM class flavin-dependent oxidoreductase — protein sequence MCKGSEEAIMDFGVIFLANGETHKDAAFAENNGFTHVWVGDSQLVWSDAFQCLALCTTTTKKIKLGTNVTNPSSRIAPVTACNFATLNMFAPGRVVMGIGTGNTTRRTMGMPAAKLAQLRTHIDVCRGLWRGETVPYEEGDRRRMIKFLNPDSGYINLQEPIPVLIAGSGPKTLELAGEVGDGVILFGTVGDSLLKYTLSHVRRGAERAGKRVEDLYILVLTAFHLTKPGETLADLQQAVGPLVTSECNIFALSVNDPHELPGDIRDDVMAFKYAYRTPNAPIETRHLDLYTGYCEAFKPEHASLVTEKMIKETTLTGTAQEIQERVRAMQALGVKQVAIASDHNGMTEFATHVIQGMK from the coding sequence ATGTGCAAGGGTTCTGAGGAGGCAATCATGGACTTTGGAGTGATCTTTCTGGCGAATGGAGAAACGCACAAAGATGCGGCTTTTGCCGAAAACAATGGCTTCACTCACGTTTGGGTCGGCGATTCGCAGCTGGTGTGGTCTGATGCTTTTCAGTGCCTGGCTTTGTGTACGACGACGACCAAGAAAATAAAACTTGGCACCAATGTGACCAATCCCAGCTCCCGCATTGCGCCTGTCACGGCTTGTAACTTTGCCACTCTCAACATGTTCGCACCAGGACGAGTGGTCATGGGTATTGGTACCGGCAACACAACGCGCCGGACGATGGGAATGCCAGCCGCAAAGCTGGCGCAGTTGCGTACGCACATCGATGTCTGCCGTGGGCTGTGGCGTGGCGAGACCGTTCCGTACGAGGAAGGGGACCGGCGCCGCATGATTAAGTTTCTCAATCCCGATAGTGGGTACATCAATCTGCAAGAGCCTATTCCAGTGCTGATTGCTGGGAGTGGACCAAAAACGCTCGAACTTGCGGGGGAAGTTGGTGACGGTGTCATTCTCTTTGGCACTGTGGGTGACAGTCTGCTGAAATACACACTAAGCCACGTCCGCCGCGGAGCTGAACGTGCGGGCAAACGAGTCGAAGACTTATATATTCTGGTACTCACGGCCTTTCATCTGACCAAGCCAGGTGAAACTTTAGCGGACCTCCAGCAGGCCGTGGGGCCATTGGTGACGTCTGAGTGCAACATTTTTGCCCTTTCGGTGAATGATCCACATGAATTACCCGGCGATATTCGCGACGACGTAATGGCGTTTAAGTATGCGTATCGCACTCCTAACGCGCCGATCGAGACCCGCCACCTTGATCTCTACACAGGCTATTGCGAAGCGTTTAAGCCGGAACATGCGTCGCTCGTGACGGAAAAGATGATCAAGGAAACGACATTGACTGGTACAGCTCAGGAAATTCAAGAACGAGTTCGGGCGATGCAAGCGCTAGGTGTCAAGCAAGTGGCCATTGCGTCAGACCACAATGGGATGACGGAGTTCGCCACGCATGTGATTCAGGGGATGAAGTAG
- a CDS encoding type II toxin-antitoxin system HicB family antitoxin, translating to MRYLVIIEKGESSWGAHVPDLPGCIAVAKTRKDVRVLIKEAIDFHLEGLRAQGDLIPLPSSESEFIDTDAT from the coding sequence ATGCGCTATCTCGTCATTATTGAAAAAGGCGAGTCGAGTTGGGGTGCCCATGTTCCTGATCTTCCAGGTTGTATCGCTGTCGCAAAGACACGTAAGGACGTAAGAGTACTCATCAAAGAAGCAATTGATTTTCACCTGGAAGGTCTTCGTGCGCAGGGTGATCTTATTCCTCTCCCTTCCTCTGAAAGCGAGTTCATTGACACTGATGCGACCTAA
- a CDS encoding VOC family protein, whose translation MGELWHCDISSSGHRITKETILESLKFACVSVRNSLQSAERDSTCHHIEGKTERKRRKLMATGQTVTYSFNHRHLVVDDVPKTVAFYESTLGAKRVQELEFRGKPIVRLELDGLPLTISQQIHVGVGDHIGLAVDDFEAAVADLRNKGVEFIVEPTDMGFAKFAFIKDAAGRTLEVIQYMKQN comes from the coding sequence ATGGGGGAATTGTGGCATTGTGACATTTCATCATCGGGTCATCGAATCACTAAGGAAACTATTCTTGAATCTTTAAAATTCGCTTGCGTCTCTGTCAGGAACTCCCTACAGTCCGCAGAAAGAGACAGTACGTGCCATCACATCGAGGGAAAAACAGAGAGAAAAAGGAGGAAACTTATGGCTACAGGACAGACTGTCACATATAGTTTTAATCACCGGCATCTGGTCGTTGACGATGTACCAAAGACTGTCGCGTTCTATGAGAGCACGCTTGGTGCCAAGCGAGTCCAGGAACTGGAGTTTCGTGGCAAACCCATTGTCCGTCTAGAGCTGGACGGTTTACCGCTCACCATTTCTCAACAGATTCACGTTGGGGTAGGCGATCATATTGGCTTGGCCGTTGATGACTTTGAGGCGGCAGTCGCCGACCTGCGCAACAAAGGAGTCGAGTTTATCGTCGAGCCGACAGACATGGGGTTTGCCAAGTTTGCCTTCATTAAAGATGCCGCCGGGAGAACACTGGAAGTGATCCAGTATATGAAACAAAATTGA
- the thiE gene encoding thiamine phosphate synthase: protein MALKALSSQVKGKQTVMNQQSQHPAPGPRPPFSFPSPLYTIADTLGRPELSLIEVAEKLCAGGAKILQLRAKDLPSRDFLEISHKVKAICHRTGCVFIVNDRADIALAVEADGVHVGQEDLPLEAARKILGPQKIIGVSTHDPQQAQIAERDGADYIGFGPMYGTTTKATGYTARGREQLREIRAQVRLPIVAIGGITVERAAATLTAGADAVAMISELVLAQDTAAKVRETLDHLRIG from the coding sequence ATGGCACTGAAAGCATTGAGTTCGCAAGTAAAGGGAAAACAAACAGTTATGAATCAACAAAGCCAACACCCGGCCCCTGGCCCCCGCCCCCCATTCTCCTTCCCCAGTCCCCTCTACACCATAGCCGACACACTCGGTCGACCAGAGTTGTCCTTGATTGAGGTCGCTGAGAAACTCTGCGCTGGTGGCGCAAAGATTCTCCAACTGCGCGCCAAAGATCTGCCATCACGCGATTTTCTTGAGATTTCACACAAAGTGAAAGCAATTTGCCATCGCACTGGGTGTGTGTTCATTGTCAATGATCGCGCAGATATTGCCCTTGCTGTCGAGGCCGATGGCGTGCATGTCGGCCAGGAAGACCTCCCGCTCGAAGCTGCACGCAAAATCCTCGGCCCTCAGAAGATCATCGGCGTTTCAACTCACGACCCACAACAAGCGCAAATAGCTGAACGCGATGGCGCGGATTACATCGGGTTTGGCCCAATGTACGGTACGACAACAAAAGCGACAGGATATACAGCCCGCGGACGTGAGCAACTCCGTGAAATCCGCGCGCAGGTTCGCTTGCCAATTGTCGCCATCGGCGGGATCACGGTAGAACGTGCTGCTGCAACCCTCACTGCTGGTGCCGATGCTGTCGCGATGATCAGCGAGCTGGTTCTCGCTCAGGATACTGCAGCTAAGGTGCGGGAGACGTTAGACCACCTGCGTATTGGTTGA
- a CDS encoding alpha/beta hydrolase gives MARFDKAIGRYVYLTIDNVEYRVYFEEHGVGIPVVMQHTAGADGRQWRHFLENDRLAQHFRLIAYDLPYHGKSVPPTGKEWWKEEYKLTKDFLMKVPVTLSRELGLDRPVYMGSSIGGHLATDLALYYPNAFRAVIGLEAAIATPGGYRDAWNHPRVSNEFKASSMFGLMAPTAPEKFRRETTWVYSQGAPPVFKGDLYYYSVDHDLSQTAEQIDTSKVAVYLLTGEYDWASTPKMSEELARRIKGAKYQTMIGLGHFPMSEDPERCLEYVEPILNEIRARS, from the coding sequence ATGGCGCGTTTTGACAAAGCAATCGGACGCTATGTCTATTTGACGATCGACAACGTTGAATACCGAGTCTATTTCGAAGAGCATGGAGTAGGCATACCAGTAGTGATGCAACATACCGCTGGTGCTGATGGACGACAGTGGCGCCATTTTCTTGAGAATGATCGCCTGGCGCAGCACTTTCGTCTGATCGCGTATGATTTGCCGTACCATGGAAAGTCCGTGCCGCCGACCGGCAAGGAATGGTGGAAAGAGGAGTATAAGCTCACCAAAGACTTTCTCATGAAAGTGCCGGTGACGTTGAGTCGTGAACTGGGATTGGATCGACCGGTATATATGGGCAGTTCGATTGGTGGGCATCTCGCGACGGATCTTGCCCTTTATTACCCTAATGCATTCCGTGCGGTGATCGGGCTGGAAGCGGCCATAGCGACGCCGGGTGGGTATCGCGATGCCTGGAACCATCCGCGCGTGAGCAATGAGTTTAAAGCAAGTTCGATGTTTGGCCTGATGGCGCCGACCGCTCCAGAGAAGTTCCGTCGTGAAACCACGTGGGTGTACAGTCAAGGTGCACCGCCGGTCTTCAAAGGCGACCTCTATTATTATTCAGTCGATCATGACTTAAGTCAGACCGCAGAACAAATTGATACTTCCAAAGTTGCCGTCTACCTCCTGACTGGCGAATACGATTGGGCGAGTACGCCGAAGATGTCAGAAGAGCTGGCGCGGCGCATCAAGGGAGCGAAGTACCAGACGATGATTGGGCTTGGCCATTTCCCCATGAGTGAAGACCCTGAACGGTGCCTTGAATATGTTGAACCGATCCTGAATGAGATTCGTGCGCGGTCGTAG
- a CDS encoding sigma-54-dependent Fis family transcriptional regulator: MTQPAILIADDEDLIRRVLADALSEEGYTVETVPSGKLAWERLQAQPFALAFVDIRMPDLTGLDLLLRAQEAQLPTSIIIMTGQTTLTNAVEAMKRGAFDYLPKPFDLEEVKALAARACEAQRLVVEDSTPALATPGKSEQIIGHSAAMQEVYKVIGRVVKNDATVLIQGESGTGKELIAKVIHRYSARWRAPFVGINCSAIPMDLLESEFFGHERGAFTGAIERRVGKFEQAAGGTLFLDEIGDMPLVLQAKLLRVIQEREFTRIGGRDTIKSDVRIIAATNKDLAAAVREHLFREDLYFRLRVVPIALPPLRQRREDIPELTTYFLDKINRSMGTSVTGISPDAQTVLFQYLWPGNIRELENVLLRAAVLAPGRMLTVADLSLPNTDAPLPEDLTELPLEDVVRRKLRPYFQRSSGTIPTGLYTSIIEQIEKPLIELTLEYTSGNQLKAADVLGVNRNTLRKKITDLKIEVRKAGTGG, translated from the coding sequence ATGACACAACCTGCTATTCTCATTGCCGATGATGAAGACCTTATTCGCCGTGTCCTCGCTGACGCCCTGAGCGAAGAAGGCTACACCGTAGAAACTGTCCCTTCAGGAAAGCTCGCCTGGGAGCGACTACAAGCGCAACCATTCGCCTTGGCTTTTGTCGATATTCGCATGCCTGACCTCACTGGACTCGACCTCCTCCTTCGGGCTCAGGAAGCGCAGCTGCCAACGTCCATCATCATTATGACCGGGCAGACCACCCTCACGAATGCTGTCGAAGCAATGAAACGTGGGGCATTCGACTATCTCCCCAAACCCTTTGATCTCGAAGAAGTCAAAGCCCTCGCTGCTCGCGCATGTGAAGCGCAGCGCCTCGTCGTAGAGGATTCCACGCCTGCACTCGCAACCCCAGGAAAGAGCGAGCAGATCATCGGCCACAGTGCCGCCATGCAGGAAGTCTATAAAGTCATCGGGCGAGTGGTCAAAAACGACGCGACGGTGCTCATTCAAGGAGAAAGTGGTACCGGCAAAGAACTGATCGCTAAAGTCATTCACCGTTATTCTGCACGCTGGCGAGCGCCGTTCGTTGGCATCAACTGTTCGGCGATCCCGATGGATCTGCTGGAAAGCGAGTTCTTCGGCCACGAACGTGGAGCCTTCACTGGAGCAATCGAGCGGCGAGTCGGCAAATTCGAACAAGCGGCAGGCGGGACGCTGTTCCTCGATGAAATCGGCGACATGCCACTGGTGTTGCAAGCGAAACTCTTGCGCGTCATTCAAGAGCGCGAGTTCACCCGCATTGGTGGGCGTGACACGATCAAATCTGATGTGCGCATTATTGCTGCAACTAACAAAGATCTGGCCGCAGCTGTCCGAGAACATCTCTTTCGTGAGGATCTCTACTTTCGCTTGCGGGTCGTTCCTATCGCTTTGCCGCCATTGCGACAGCGACGCGAAGATATTCCTGAGTTAACCACGTATTTCCTTGATAAGATCAACCGTTCAATGGGCACCTCGGTCACTGGCATCTCTCCTGACGCACAGACTGTGCTTTTCCAGTATCTGTGGCCTGGGAATATCCGTGAGTTGGAGAACGTCTTGTTACGAGCGGCAGTCCTCGCTCCTGGACGCATGCTAACGGTCGCAGACCTCTCCCTGCCTAACACCGATGCACCCTTACCAGAAGACTTGACAGAGCTGCCACTCGAAGACGTTGTCCGTCGCAAACTCAGGCCTTATTTTCAGCGATCATCGGGCACCATCCCCACAGGCCTGTACACCTCAATCATCGAGCAAATTGAAAAGCCGCTGATTGAGCTCACGCTAGAATACACAAGCGGTAACCAGTTGAAGGCAGCGGATGTGCTTGGCGTCAATCGCAATACCTTACGGAAGAAGATTACTGATTTGAAGATTGAAGTACGGAAAGCAGGGACTGGGGGATAA